CTGCAACTGGGACACCTAAATTAAAGCAGCCATCAGTAATGTTATGAATAACCCCTGTACTTTTTCTGTTGTTACATGACAAAACACCTGATGACAATTCACAGAACTAGATCAGACAACACCGTGAACatgagaagaaaacaacaagttcatgtgaatatatttttaacaacattcaagACGCAATTTTGCAAATGTGTTGTGGGATAggaaatatttttatcatttttgttaatCTTTAAATATACACTTGTAAAAGGTTATCCAATTCTTCAAAAAATATGACGggtaaatgcttttaaatgagGCTTTAAAAATTATAGTTGATAAGCACTAATCGAGTCACTTTTTCTGAAGTGTCACTGCTGATTTCCTTTACTGAAGCTTGCAGTTAGTTTGAATACTTTCCTGTCAACTGCTGCTTGATTTCTTGCTGCTCTGTGGTTCCCTTGTTTGTAATGTTGTGCATCAGGAACACGTTCCAGCGCTTAAACAAGTGCAGCAGAGCGTTTTAGACAGCTTACACATCCAGTAGTGCAAGACAGCTCTGGTATCAAGACATTGGCCAAATATCTTGATACCAGTAATTTTGCTGTCTGTGGCCAGCAGGTTTATTTTCTTAAAGGGCCGATGGCCCCCTATTTCCTGACCACGTTACATTGCTCATAGACCCCTGAATCTCTGAATTTACCTAGAGGTTACAGATCATCACTTTGGTCAGCCATTAAGGGCTGAGGGTGACATGAAAGTGCCTCATATTTTTACCGAGTCTCAACAATACCCTGAAGATGTCTCTCTAAAGGAGGCAACAGGACACTGCGAAGTCTCACAGATGAACTGTGAAATCTGCAGCCTCTATTTTCAGAATTAATTAGATTCCCAAAAGCTAGTATGGCACAGGCAGCAATGGTCCTTCATTAGTATTGGGACAATATGACTTGTAGATCTTTGTACAGCCAGATCAAGAAAGTAGGTTTGGAATTAGAGCAGGGTGTATTTGGGTGAATGTTTAAAGAGTATTCAGTTTTAAAGTTCAATACACAAActaaacacattaaacaatTAGGTGGAGTATTTGATAGGTTAAAAACTATAAAGAAAATCTGGTTTAAGACTGTAAGCATTAAATTTGATgtgaaaatttcttttttttaacatcatttagAGATGATTCTGCAAATGTGTTGTGAGGCAGGAAATACATTTAGCATTAATATTTATCATAAATATACACATGTCAAAGATCATGCAATACTCTTAAACTATGGCAGGCAAACAATTTCCTCTCTTTCTGCAGTTAGTGAGTTGATAGGAGGGTcatcagaaaaaatatgttacacCTGCTGATGTGGCTGCTGGACCATTAAGAATGGACATTATCATCTTACTAATCATCTtcccaagctttaaaaatgccTTATAATTTGACTTATCTTGCAACACAACCACTCAAAACTGATCTTTCCAAAGAGCTATGAATGGTATAACATTTGTAATACCTCCAGCAACATGAAAAATACCGGCAATACAGTCTGCTTATATCAGTTGAATGAAATGTGAGACCTGAGTATGTGTTTTACAGAGAGTAAATGGAAGAAGAGGGAATAGCAAACGCCAACACTGTGATGGAAATAAGGCTAAAGGTGTCTGGGCTGTGTTCCATAGAGAACTGGAAAAACTTacaaccacataaaaaaaacaaaaaaacaaaaaaaaacattaaatacttTGGTTGTATGTAACAACAgaagaaatgtatattttattcagGCCTGTGTACCATTATCATTTAAAGATATTAAACACCTGTCTGGATGcacgtttctttttttaaaaacagaaaataaaaacccacTGAGGTTTGAATAGTGctaaagatagatagataggatCTTTGTTAACACTTTTTTAGGGTGATAATTGGCAGCACTTACTTTTTGGATTAGACATAATCTCATCAGACCCTGAAAACTTTCCAATCCagttaaaaatgtcacatcacatcacagagcagacaggaagaaGCCCTGACAGCCGCTTTGGCCATTCTTGGTAGGAAAAGTTATAAGTGAGGATCACTGCTGAAGTctttacaagaaaacaaacctgCCTCAACATTTATCTATTATCACcttgcactaaaaaaaaacatttaatgtttcAATTAGACTTACATTTCCTTTTGAATTTAATGGCAgcggtaaaaaaacaacaacattttcatCAGAACAAAAACCTCTGAGAGGGAGATCTTATCTGATCTCCAAGTCatcatctatttttaaaatcacactgtGTTTGTTGATGAAGGACACCCATTCGACCATGAGATCCCAAGAGACAAGCGTGAGATTCAAAATGGAAGCCCCCAGCTGCTGGATTGCAAATAAAACTTCCAGTtgttttaccaaaaaataacaaaaaataaactcctTTTCTGTACCTTATCAACTGgaattacaaaacaacaacaacaaacaaacaaaaaaacaactttcaacAACTGTAAACTGACTTCATtcagtgttgtgtgtgcatttttgtgtgtgtttatgtggagGTCAGCCCCAACATGCAGGGCGCAGTAGTATGATAATATATGAAACAATATATTGGTATTTCAAAAAGTACccataaaacaacagataatgACAGAGTTCATCAGTACTATGATCTTTCATATTATTTTTCCCAGGGCctttttctgtaatgttacCCATCCCTAGCTGGGCCACAGAAAGGTTGCTTCTGGGCAGAATGTGGTCCATGGGCCACCAATTGAACAGGcaaggattatttttttcttagaatAAAACTgtcttacttacttacttaatgTAGTAATCTAATGTGACTGCATGTCAGCTAGAAATGCTTTTAAGTAGCTCAATGCTGAGTGCAGCACAGTGGGACACCTGCCTAATATGGAACAACTTAAGCTACCCTACTGTTGTGTAACAGGGGCTTGAGAAACTattccaaaacacaaacaccaggACTTTGTTCATTTCCCCCCACTGCTTTTGTTCCTGCCGAAACCCAGTGTGCATTCTTGGAGCGAGATCAATAGATTGAATGCAATGAATGTGCCTGTCAGCAAAACATGTCAGCTGTCTTGGCACTGTGTCAGgaaatgtttgactttgtgACCCTGAGGCCCAGCAGGAGTGTCATGAGGGGAGGGCAATATAAATGTTGAGGCAACAACACAGGGCCAGTGTGCCTGCTCTAGGAGACTGTTACACACCTCTAAGCAGAGACAAGATGAATCTTCCAGTCCTGCCTTTCATTCTGCTGGTCTTTTCTACTGTCCATGCCTTCCAGTATTCAGAGCTTGTGCAGTACATTGACATGCATCAAGAAGAATATGTGGAGGCTCTCCAGGACTGGGTTGCAATCGAAAGTGATTCCAGCAACGTCTTGAAGAGACCAGACCTACATCGCATGATGGAGATGGTGGCTCAGAAGGTGAGACTGATGGGAGGGACTGTCGAGCTGGTGGACATCGGAGAACAAGAACTTCCTGATGGGCAGACGCTAGCGTTGCCTAAAGTGGTGACAGCTCAGTTtggaaatgacacaaacaaacacacagtgtgcGTCTACGGTCATGTGGACGTCCAGCCAGCAAAGCTAGAAGACGGTTGGGCAACAGACCCCTACAACCTTACTGACGTCAATGGTAACCTGTATGGAAGAGGAGCATCAGACAACAAGGCTCCAGTTTTAGCCTGGATTCATGCTGTGGGGGCTTACCAGGCCCTCAATATGGAGCTGCCCGTCAATGTGAAGTTTCTCATTGAGGGTATGGAGGAGACAGGCTCCAATGGCCTGGACGCTATGATTGTGGCCCAAAGAGACACCTTCTTCTCTGATGTAGATTACATCATTATCTCTGACTGCGGCTGGCTCAGCAGAAGGCCTGCCCTCACCTACGGCACCAGAGGAAACTGCTACTTCTTTGCTGAGGTTGAAGGACCCAAACAGGACTTACATTCTGGTGTTTATGGAGGAACTGTGATCGAACCAATGACTGACCTCATTGGCATTCTTGACACACTGATCAGCCCCAGCGGTAAGATCCTGATTCCTGGGATCAGGGAGGCTGTGGCTCCCCTCTCTGATGAGGAATGGAAAACATATCAGGAGATCCAATTTGACATTGACAACTACAAGAACAAGACCGGTATCGACCAGCTCATGTACAACAATAAGGTGGACTTGTTGGCCCACATGTGGCGCTACCCTACTGTCTCCATCCATGGCATTGAGGGGGCCTTCTCTGACCCTGGCACAAAGACTGTCATCCCTGCTAAGGTTATTGCTAAGTTCTCTATCAGACAAGTTCCTAACATGGACCCTGCTATGGTCAAGAAACAGGTAACAGACTACCTTCACTCAGTGTTTGCCAAGCGAAAGAGCCCCAATAAGCTGAAAGTCACCATGGTGATCGGGGCCAAGCCTTGGCTGGCTGACACTCGGCATCCTCTCTATGAGGCTGGAAAGGCTGCTGTCAAGAGAGTTTTTGACATGCATCCTGATCTGATCCGCGAGGGCGGGACCATCCCTATTGCCCGGACCTTCCAGGATGTGACGGGGAAAAGCATCATCATGATGCCCATCGGAGGCTTTGATGACGGGCTGCActcccaaaatgaaaaaatcagcCGGTACAATTATATTGAGGGAACCAAGTTATTTGTGTCCTACCTGCATGAAGTATCTCAGATTAAGCAGACCAAAGTGTGATTCAATCCATTACTAAATGACCTCATAACTCATTCCAGCCACAGTGCCCTCTACCTGACACTATCTATCTTTGAGACGCACCAATCAGAAGTAATAGCAAATGTAATGTCATTTGCTATTACTTCTGATTGGTCAAAATGTCTGAATTCACCTGACTTTTCTCATCACTCACTTTGCACatggcatatttattttaatgcttcATATAATCTCAGACAGtattgtgagtgtgtttgtgtgtaccaTGTAGTAAAAGCtgtacaatgcaaacaaacaaacaaacaaaaaagaaataaaaatgaaataaatatattttcaataatgtttaaaaaatgactgcagtggCCTGAACTCAGGTTGGTAGTGTTCATTACAGATGATATCTCAGCCGTGTGTACAGAGAAAATGACAGACACCATATTCATTTCACAGTTCAGACTCCAAATATGATTTTCCTCTGTGAGGCAAAGGACACAgccagacacaaagagacatcaGACCCAGACAGAACCATTAGACTGATAGAGACACTCTCATCAAAAAGTATTAAAGCCATACATAACCTTGCTCTACTGTGTGTGGAGCTGAAGGCAGACCTGAACTAGACTGCAGTACTTTAAACCGAATTCCTAAAatgaggaaaggaaagaaaagagcagATTGACTGCGATCATACAATGCCTATTCATTTTGGAATAAAGGCTCACTTGTCAAATTTGCATAATCTTTGCATTCTGACCTCAAGTATAGAACAAATTTACTGGCACAGATTCTGATGCAATACGCAGTAACAGCTTATATCATAAGATAGAAAATAAGGGAGAGACATCGAGGTAATTTATATTGAAGAACATGCTTACAGAATCTCACATCACACTTAAAAAGCAGGCAATTTCCTAAGGTAAAACCAAAATGGAAGATAACAACTAAAACAGAGGAGCGGAGCAGAGGAGAGTCTCCTCCCTAAATCAAAATATATCAGTGCAAATCAGGAGAAAGATTATGTCCAGTCTTTCACAgcgtctctcctctctgcttgtttgattcacaataataaaaacaatagtttCTCTCTCTGGGAATAAATGGGTCACATCAAGCTTTTTTCCTCCATCATCCAATTTACATTTGTCTCTCAGAGTTCTTAGTTTCAATGTAAGTAAGTGTATCTAACCCTAACTGTATACAGCTGCCTGTGTGTGAGGAAACTAGGTTCTAGGtagaaaactaaaattaaagaaaaactaaaaaatcaaatatcaattCCAGCTAAACTCcgtaataaacatttttttgttgatactcTCTTCTCTTTACCAATCAACCATCTTTCAATATCTGAGGCAAATATTCAAGAGTCTCAATGACATTAAGGTGAGAAGAGCTGTGTTTTACTTCAATATAAAGCCTGACACCCAACTCTAAAACAACAATTCACGACAGCATTTATTCTAAAAGATATTTCTGTCAACAtgataagagagagagaacataaTTGTACAGTTGGTATATGTTTCTAGGACAAAAGGTTGAGTGAATCTGAGTCACAAttagaatagaaaaaaatgagaataaaagtCCTTGATTTTACCAATGACTTGCACAAAAGAGGTACTTCACATTGTGTATACAGCTCAAGAAACACCAATAGTGTCTGTTGTATTCATGAGTCACACAGCAATGCTGGATAAAGTAACACAGAAAAAATTATATCGTCTTTAcaacatgtttcattttttgtaccttttctcATTACATGGTCCACTGAGTTAAGCTCATGCCAAATCAAATCTCCAACACAGCCCACTCTCACTGAGTTTAATTTCCCATGTCAATCAGCAGTAGAGGAGGTTCGGTGGTTAGTATTGATTACTTAAAAATGGATTCCTGTTGGTCCAGAATTGAGTCTCTCCCATCTGATCCACAGTGCCAGTTTCATTGGTAAGAGTCTGTCTACCAGCCAGTTTACTAACCAGTAGCaaacagcagtgtttgtgtgtgtgtgtgtgtgtgtgtgtgtgtgtgtgtgtgtgttgtgtgtgtgtgtgtgtgtgtgtgtgtgtgtgtgtgtgtgtgaacttgGCAGTGGATTGTGTTGCTTTCTACTGGCCTACTGCCTGCTGTGACTAACTTAACCTCTTTGCGTGTCACATCCACTCCTGGAGTCTCTCCTGACACCGACAACACAATGTCATACAACCTGTACCACATGTGAGTGTCAACACCTGCTGTTGTGTTGGATACTAAAGAGAAAAGACagtccacacacaaacacgttgTCACAAGTCCTTCATGTGTCTATTGAAAGACGTAATGTTGAGAAGCCTGGGTGAAAATCTGCTTCAGTATCTGACTTGACAGAGAGGAGATATGGCATTTCAAACTCACAGTTCTCTGCAGAATGTGAATACAGCTGTAATAACTTAAGTTGATGAATCTTCAGTTTCCTGTAAAGTGACAGACTGAAAATCAGAATCCTTTATCCTTCACTGCTTGTTGCTGAAACAATTTCATATTGAAGCCCAGAGACTACTAGGGAATGTAACTGGATCATAAACAACACAGTGTTTAATTTCTGTCACTGTCTACCTCTAAGTTTTTCATCTCCTCCTATCTTTTATCCCTCCTTTGGAAAACACCTCTCTCCCACAATCCATCTCAATCACCCTCAATCACTCAGTTAGGGAACTGGCAGCTCTGATCAGCTGATGTTCACAGAGGGTTAATGCCTTATTGTGGCTTTAaacaaatttacagcagaattGATTTAAACAGCTGCCTATGCAGATTACACTTCAATAAATGCATTGGAAATAGACTAGCGGTGAAAAAAACCTACAGGGGGTCTCCACAGTGGGTTATCATGGAGATTACTTAAACCTTTCACTAAGGTATTAACTTTTGTTAATTCCACCTGTGCTCTTCAACAGCAACAtatcaacatgttttcagtGAGAGATTTGTTGCCACTATCCCTATGCATACTATTATCTATGTTTCTGTGAAACACACAGAGCTCCCATAATGTTATTCTTTCAATTCAAAAGTTATGCTTATAATGCTTACTAGAAAACTGGGATGCAATAGGAAATATAAGCTCTTTACTTCACTCTGTCTCATTGTCCATTTAATCATACAAGTCCAACTTAACCAAAAACATTATTCTCTAATCCACAgtgcaaacacagacagtgcGTGCATCGCATATGCCACaatactgtgtttttctgtcctgGTTCTCTGCCTCGTCTGAAGCATTGTAATATATGTGTCAACACTGATCTTCACCGGGGGATAAGTACACCTCTAAAAGAGGATTTTGGCCAAAAATGCTCTGTTTAGTATTTaagagcagcagagacactGAATCCTTTATTACCAGAACAAATTTACACTTAAAACagctagttttttttatttcctactTCCTGGAACAAGATTTCGACATGAGATTCTCATTGAATccctccaaacaaacaaaaacccccGCAGAGCAAAAATCACATTCTAATGTTTGGAACAGAATTTTGGAAAATTGGCTCAAAGATGGTCAGTGTATTCTAATTTGGGAATCTTCGCAATTATTTGTCCATACGTTAACACTCTATTATCATGATCAATGATTTAAT
The DNA window shown above is from Plectropomus leopardus isolate mb chromosome 5, YSFRI_Pleo_2.0, whole genome shotgun sequence and carries:
- the LOC121942929 gene encoding cytosolic non-specific dipeptidase-like, producing MLRQQHRASVPALGDCYTPLSRDKMNLPVLPFILLVFSTVHAFQYSELVQYIDMHQEEYVEALQDWVAIESDSSNVLKRPDLHRMMEMVAQKVRLMGGTVELVDIGEQELPDGQTLALPKVVTAQFGNDTNKHTVCVYGHVDVQPAKLEDGWATDPYNLTDVNGNLYGRGASDNKAPVLAWIHAVGAYQALNMELPVNVKFLIEGMEETGSNGLDAMIVAQRDTFFSDVDYIIISDCGWLSRRPALTYGTRGNCYFFAEVEGPKQDLHSGVYGGTVIEPMTDLIGILDTLISPSGKILIPGIREAVAPLSDEEWKTYQEIQFDIDNYKNKTGIDQLMYNNKVDLLAHMWRYPTVSIHGIEGAFSDPGTKTVIPAKVIAKFSIRQVPNMDPAMVKKQVTDYLHSVFAKRKSPNKLKVTMVIGAKPWLADTRHPLYEAGKAAVKRVFDMHPDLIREGGTIPIARTFQDVTGKSIIMMPIGGFDDGLHSQNEKISRYNYIEGTKLFVSYLHEVSQIKQTKV